DNA sequence from the Armatimonadota bacterium genome:
GGCCAATTAACTGTCGGATAGCCTCTGAGGTTCGTCCCCGCGCTTGCATCTCGAGAAACCGCCCAAATAGAATGAGGGTCACGATGACGGCTGATGTGTCGAAATATAAAGCTGGCATAACCTTGGTTGCTCTTGCAAAAAAGTCGGGGAACAAGATGACAGATACGCTGTAGAGATAGGCTGCTGAACTCCCCACAGCAATAAGCGTGTTCATGTCGGTGGTTTTGTGTTTTGCGGCAGTTATTGCGCCCTGGTAGAATTGCCAGCCACCCCAGAATTGTACTATAGATGCTAGCGCCCAAAGCAGGTGTGGGTTTGCGAGCAATCTGGGCAGTAGTGGCAAGAATTCTCTGAAGCTCCCGAGTAGGATTGGGAACGTGATGCCAGCACAAATGACGGTTTTGATTAGTAGATTTCGAATATCATCCGCATGGGAAATGTGTTCTATTTCCTCCCTCTCCGCTAGTTCCTCTGAAATTGCCGACTTTGGCACCGAGTAGCCGGCATCTTCTATTCTGCGAACGATATCCTCTAGTTTGGCTTTATTAGGGTCATATTCGATGGTTGCTGTGTTGAGTGCGAAGTTCGCGGTTGCCTTTATAACTCCATCCAGCTCTTGGAGGGCCTTTTCGACCTTTGCGACGCATCCAGCGCAGTGCATTCCCATTACTGGTAGAGTAATCTTTTTCGTCTCGCTCATCTTTTTTGTACCTTCGCACAATATTGTACCCTAAGGCTTAAGTTAGAAAACTTGGTTGAATGGCGGGCGGTTGGCTGGTGGCATTCTTTTAGTAGTGTTTTTGATAATTGATACCTTCAATTATTCTTTTGGCTCGGAGGTGATTGTAGGCGAGTAGCCTTCATCTATGAGGTCGTTTGCAAGCTCCAAGGCATCTTCATGAGTGTTGTACCTGCCAATTTGAACATGGTAGAGGGTGCGCCCGCCGTCTTTTATCTGGACAACCCTTGCTTTATAGCCTTTCTCTTGGAGCTCGGTGGCTAGTCGGTCTGCATTTTCTTTATTGCGGTATTTCCCCACCCGGACGCGGTAAGTGATTTTGGAAGCGGCAGGTGCTTTTGGTTCAGTTGCAACTCTAGGGCGTTCAAGATTCGACTGTTCGCTAAGTTGAGTGGTCAAATTTTCCTTTGTATTTCTTTCGTCCTCGATTGGCGCGACATCTTTCTGTGGCTCGAGGGTCATAGTAATTTCATTATCGTCTACTCTTACATCCTCGTTGGCATTTGATTCCGCAGATTTAGGCTCGGTGATAGGCTTTGGCTCTTCCCGATGTTCCCTAATTTCTACTTCTACCGCTGGTTTTTGCTCGTTTCGCCGGGGCTCTTCGAGTTGGCGTGTTGGCGGAGTTTGTGTATATGAAGTGGGAGGAACTTGCTGCAAGGTTCCTTCATGCGGAGAGTTGATTTTTGGACCAATAATTAGAAAGCCGAGCATGAAGAGTCCGGCAAGTGCGATGAAACCAATGACGCCTAGTGCAATTATCCGCCGGTCAATTTCTCCTTTTTGTTGTCGATGGGACTTTCGCGGAGTTTGCATTATAAATTCTCCAGCACCTCAAGTTTATTCACAAGCGTTGGAATTGTCAACGACATTGAAAGTGTGGCTATTTCTTTTTACGCACGGTAGTATAAGATTGTTTCGCCGCATGGTGGGAAGGGAATGTTAGTCATTAGAAGCCTACTTGAACCGCAAGAAGGATTATTATTGCTTTGTTGCTAATGATTGCTTGAAGTCTTGGCATGGGATGTAACCCTTTAAGGGGGCGTGAGGATGGATTTTATAAAAGCAATGGGTCCTGCTTGGAACCAAATGGTTGAAGTGCTATTCCGCCCATTCCAGTTCAAGAAGTGGCTTGCACTCACATTTGTTTTCTTGCTAGCGTGTGGCGGAGGAGGGGGCGTGGGCTTTAATGTTCCGTTTTCGCACTGGAGAAAGGATTACGATGTTGAGACTGCCTTGCGTTCGCCCTCACCTATTTTTATTTATGCTCAATTGAAAGACAGCATTAGAATAAATTGCAGTGATAGCACTGCAGATTGGAGGAAAGATACAGTCTTTGACGAGCTTTTGCGACCGTTTTTTCCTGACAACTGGCCATGGATAATTTTGGGTTTTCTTTTGTTATTGGCAGTTGGCATTTTGATAGTTTGGGTTATCTGCGTGCTCAATTTTGTCTACATTGACCAGGTCGCCAGGAATTCAGGCGCTATACGTGAACCATGGGCACGACTAAAACATTTGGGCACTTCATATTTCCTTTGGCAAGTATGTTTTACTGTTGTGGTATCAGTTGT
Encoded proteins:
- a CDS encoding SPOR domain-containing protein yields the protein MQTPRKSHRQQKGEIDRRIIALGVIGFIALAGLFMLGFLIIGPKINSPHEGTLQQVPPTSYTQTPPTRQLEEPRRNEQKPAVEVEIREHREEPKPITEPKSAESNANEDVRVDDNEITMTLEPQKDVAPIEDERNTKENLTTQLSEQSNLERPRVATEPKAPAASKITYRVRVGKYRNKENADRLATELQEKGYKARVVQIKDGGRTLYHVQIGRYNTHEDALELANDLIDEGYSPTITSEPKE